One region of Candidatus Bathyarchaeota archaeon genomic DNA includes:
- a CDS encoding DUF996 domain-containing protein — protein MTPESSKYLGGIGAILMLIGVFPYISSYAIVELIGLILVLGALYGLAGYFRERGIFSLAVYGVIVAIVGAVVALALAFIIVLPNITNFLMSIFPGWDGNLSTLPSISSMTPDTSAISFTDIIPFITAAIVVLIVGWITAIVSTYFFWRSFKLLAAKASVGLFATAGLLIFIGAIVLVLFFFGAILIWIGILLLAIAFFTMRTAQPVTPPQAQTTV, from the coding sequence ATGACTCCTGAATCAAGCAAATATCTGGGCGGCATCGGCGCAATTCTAATGCTCATCGGCGTATTCCCCTACATTAGCTCCTATGCCATCGTTGAACTCATTGGTCTCATACTAGTCTTGGGCGCGCTCTACGGTCTCGCTGGCTACTTCCGGGAACGTGGCATCTTCAGCTTAGCAGTCTACGGGGTAATTGTAGCGATTGTCGGTGCGGTTGTCGCGTTGGCTTTGGCCTTTATCATTGTTTTGCCTAACATCACTAACTTCTTGATGTCTATTTTCCCCGGATGGGACGGTAACTTGTCTACTTTGCCCTCGATTTCAAGCATGACACCCGACACAAGCGCCATAAGCTTTACTGACATAATACCCTTCATCACTGCAGCCATAGTTGTGCTTATTGTGGGCTGGATAACCGCCATAGTATCCACCTACTTCTTCTGGCGCTCGTTTAAGCTGCTTGCTGCTAAAGCCTCAGTCGGCTTATTTGCAACCGCTGGTCTGCTGATCTTTATTGGTGCAATAGTTCTGGTGCTGTTCTTCTTTGGCGCTATATTGATTTGGATTGGTATACTGCTGCTGGCTATTGCCTTCTTCACTATGCGCACAGCGCAACCCGTGACGCCCCCTCAAGCGCAAACAACCGTCTAA
- a CDS encoding glycosyltransferase family 39 protein, with the protein MSGEHNIPRLLKEYYPLLAVLIGAILISLPLGPYRTLDTQLELDTAQGVLKWGYPYYNATGNIFNEPPLGFYTEAAYFHFVGFSEENGAALITAFGLACIVLVYLLGAELYSKSTGVFAAAFFALAPWELILSRSFLIDTQCLLLSLAYLYIGILAIRRNSVKIAAVSGVFFALALLTKLFAVFMLVPLLLLYLYHRPKNSKRILSQLTAFGLPALLGNLLWYQGILGFDLMYFFGHNDFKDLNFPDVAVTPLFASNFLINYGLGICFFAVALVSLGVGLLFWRRFDKRIQVSDAICFLGIFFIVGLVVYLAVSVNLKAPYTSAVKYIYQALPFFCLAAASLVAKSSTLLKYAASTEKFKKASLFALGILGLAVVFVALIANMDAARQLATSSYMVFRVQPDLDYGYAFHVHSPPSLSSPILWVQFLGFLMVLSGLLWTGRQLLAGFVTGGFASMRRWIDAKQAAKTS; encoded by the coding sequence ATGTCGGGCGAACATAACATCCCTAGACTGCTAAAAGAATACTATCCTCTCTTAGCCGTCTTAATCGGCGCCATTCTAATTTCTCTCCCCCTGGGACCCTACCGAACCCTCGACACGCAGCTAGAACTCGACACAGCCCAAGGTGTTCTCAAATGGGGCTACCCCTACTACAACGCAACCGGCAACATCTTCAACGAACCACCCTTGGGTTTCTACACTGAAGCAGCCTACTTCCATTTTGTAGGTTTCTCAGAAGAAAACGGCGCCGCATTAATCACTGCATTTGGGCTAGCCTGCATTGTCCTTGTGTATTTGTTGGGGGCAGAACTCTACAGTAAATCTACCGGGGTGTTTGCAGCGGCGTTTTTTGCTTTGGCGCCATGGGAACTCATATTGAGTCGCAGCTTTCTAATAGACACCCAATGCCTGCTGCTCAGCCTTGCCTACCTCTACATCGGCATCTTAGCCATACGACGCAACTCCGTAAAAATAGCCGCGGTTTCAGGTGTCTTTTTTGCTTTGGCGCTGCTCACCAAACTTTTCGCTGTCTTTATGCTTGTCCCGCTGTTACTGTTGTACCTCTATCATCGCCCCAAAAACTCCAAACGCATCCTCAGCCAACTAACCGCATTTGGATTACCTGCCCTTTTGGGGAATCTGCTGTGGTACCAAGGCATCCTGGGATTTGACCTCATGTATTTCTTTGGGCATAATGACTTCAAGGACCTAAACTTCCCAGACGTAGCCGTCACCCCCCTTTTCGCCAGCAATTTCCTCATCAACTACGGTCTAGGAATCTGCTTTTTTGCGGTGGCGTTGGTTTCTTTGGGGGTTGGATTGCTGTTTTGGCGGCGCTTTGACAAGAGGATTCAGGTATCTGATGCAATTTGTTTTTTGGGTATCTTCTTTATTGTGGGGTTGGTGGTTTATTTGGCGGTGTCCGTTAACTTAAAAGCCCCCTACACCAGCGCCGTAAAATACATCTATCAGGCGTTGCCGTTTTTCTGTTTGGCTGCCGCGTCCTTGGTTGCAAAAAGCTCGACGTTGCTAAAGTACGCCGCCTCTACTGAGAAATTCAAAAAAGCCTCCCTGTTTGCGTTGGGTATTTTGGGGCTTGCTGTTGTGTTTGTTGCCTTGATTGCTAACATGGATGCAGCTCGGCAACTGGCTACTTCTTCGTATATGGTGTTTCGGGTTCAACCTGATCTTGATTATGGTTATGCTTTTCATGTTCACTCTCCGCCCTCCTTGAGTAGCCCGATTTTGTGGGTTCAGTTTTTGGGTTTTCTGATGGTGTTGTCAGGGCTATTATGGACGGGTCGGCAACTGTTGGCTGGGTTTGTGACGGGCGGTTTTGCGTCTATGCGACGATGGATTGACGCCAAGCAAGCCGCAAAAACAAGCTGA
- a CDS encoding DUF996 domain-containing protein, with amino-acid sequence MTLQSSKNLSFIGSLLILVGLLGFIFEPLLAIAAFVGFILLLAGLHGLSDYYKDRAIFNNGLFTLIALIIGIIVTIAGFVYLFFFTNFGTDLMSLLYPGFTGDWTNLPNLTFDANLEPTALIPYVGPIVEVFAIMWIFTMVAGFLGWQALKGLSKKASVGLFSTAGMLLFIGAVLTIMVFGVFLIIVAVLLMTIAFFQLKPQPEPSPTPSASPQPVGV; translated from the coding sequence ATGACTCTGCAATCAAGCAAGAACTTAAGCTTCATTGGTTCCCTACTAATTCTTGTTGGTCTCTTAGGCTTTATCTTTGAACCCCTCTTAGCAATAGCCGCATTCGTAGGCTTCATACTTCTGCTCGCGGGGCTGCATGGACTCTCAGACTACTACAAAGACCGCGCCATATTCAACAACGGACTCTTTACCTTAATCGCCCTAATCATCGGCATCATCGTAACCATCGCTGGGTTTGTGTACCTGTTCTTTTTCACAAACTTCGGAACAGACCTAATGTCACTTCTCTATCCCGGATTCACAGGCGACTGGACCAACCTGCCTAACTTAACTTTCGACGCCAACTTAGAACCCACTGCCCTAATCCCCTACGTTGGACCCATAGTGGAGGTTTTTGCTATAATGTGGATATTCACCATGGTGGCGGGCTTTTTGGGCTGGCAAGCTCTCAAGGGATTATCCAAAAAAGCTTCTGTCGGGTTATTCTCGACTGCAGGTATGCTGCTGTTCATCGGTGCCGTGTTAACCATAATGGTCTTTGGTGTATTCTTAATCATTGTTGCTGTGCTTTTGATGACTATTGCTTTCTTCCAGCTAAAACCGCAACCTGAACCCTCCCCGACTCCGTCTGCATCGCCTCAACCTGTTGGGGTTTAG
- a CDS encoding PadR family transcriptional regulator: MSEQYKKEIVQHIIKNLLDIQLLRIISTKPTWGYKIKKQVEADFNIKIRHGALYPTLNELEIKGFVESTKQLTGGRARKVYTLTPSGQIYLQTYFNIVTGQTIKEFPKTT; the protein is encoded by the coding sequence ATGTCAGAACAATACAAAAAAGAAATTGTACAACACATAATCAAGAACCTGCTAGACATCCAACTCCTACGCATAATCAGCACCAAACCCACCTGGGGCTATAAAATAAAAAAACAAGTCGAAGCAGACTTCAACATAAAAATCCGACACGGCGCCCTATACCCAACCCTAAACGAACTCGAAATCAAAGGCTTCGTAGAGAGCACCAAACAGTTAACAGGTGGACGCGCCCGAAAAGTCTACACCTTAACCCCCAGCGGTCAAATCTACCTCCAAACCTACTTCAACATTGTAACCGGCCAAACCATCAAAGAATTCCCCAAAACCACCTAA
- a CDS encoding PadR family transcriptional regulator: MLKVASSQKEVSTKLMKGLLDIIILQYLKTEPMHGYQIITKIRKGFGVYFGPSTIYPLLTTLEKKGYVDSEWNMNYERPRKIYKLTTDGQSMLDITEDSLTLICRKIGNQNSETDETPLNALTAKRRSSIPIL, from the coding sequence ATGTTGAAAGTAGCAAGCTCACAAAAAGAGGTCTCAACCAAACTCATGAAAGGACTGCTAGACATCATAATCCTCCAATACCTCAAAACCGAACCCATGCACGGCTACCAAATCATCACCAAAATCCGCAAAGGCTTCGGAGTCTACTTTGGCCCAAGCACAATCTACCCACTCCTCACCACCCTAGAAAAGAAAGGATACGTCGACAGCGAATGGAACATGAACTATGAACGCCCAAGGAAAATATACAAACTCACAACCGACGGACAAAGCATGCTCGACATAACCGAAGATTCACTAACGCTCATCTGCCGAAAAATCGGAAACCAAAACAGCGAAACAGACGAAACACCCCTAAACGCACTAACAGCAAAACGCCGAAGCTCCATACCAATACTTTAG
- a CDS encoding phosphotransferase — protein MKVANGFEELKKETVEFCRHIAGQSEVTAVALLDAFSENASKERNVYEIIAIINGFQPRLMNYLKTFNSQTIVVFAVDQWIFEQDINRGFLGEAVAGRLIFPYSAFFGGGYLKTQEASLKKRLVLEVLENLVFSFPELANRLFIKPQYFLYEAFSSRIRVFPLLAYNLSDLSSCFVENEPDAMQTYNMVLKELVAEGKINASEGYITISKEFIAQCRDPRIRIINLARNAPRTLFNAIFGVVPQLLNVVSQNTEAFLKTQKINWMKQPYSCEFVDPQKFVFVKTAEGEVSLADRVDIKGYARKILKKDAEAEIEVEPVGGVLNDVYLIRTHGNSGERKVLAKRFKEWSGFKWFPLTLWSFGARSFAVSGQARLSKECAISEQLIAAGFAVPKILYVSNVERLVFMEFIDGENLSLAIKRIATANDDESIDADLEIIRRVGAIQAGVHAQNISLGDTKPDNVLIKPDGTIYLIDFEQAMQSGDSAWDIAVFLYYCGHYLQPFYSNSKAEAIAKAFIDGYLQGGGDVEEIRKAGLTKYTRVFSIFTMPAIMLAISNVCRKAQATKK, from the coding sequence TTGAAAGTAGCCAACGGCTTTGAAGAGTTAAAAAAAGAAACCGTAGAATTCTGCAGACACATCGCTGGACAATCAGAAGTCACAGCCGTTGCCCTACTAGACGCATTCTCCGAAAACGCATCCAAAGAACGAAACGTCTATGAAATCATAGCTATAATAAACGGGTTCCAACCGCGCCTGATGAATTACCTCAAAACTTTCAATTCTCAAACCATCGTTGTTTTCGCCGTGGATCAATGGATTTTTGAGCAGGACATCAATCGGGGGTTCCTAGGTGAAGCGGTGGCGGGCAGGTTAATTTTTCCATATTCGGCTTTTTTTGGCGGCGGCTACCTCAAAACGCAGGAAGCATCGCTTAAGAAGCGGCTGGTTTTGGAGGTGTTAGAGAACTTGGTATTTAGTTTCCCTGAGCTTGCTAATCGGCTTTTTATTAAACCGCAATATTTCCTCTACGAAGCCTTCTCGAGCCGTATCCGTGTGTTCCCGCTGTTAGCGTATAATCTTTCCGATTTGTCATCGTGCTTTGTTGAGAATGAACCTGACGCCATGCAAACCTACAACATGGTGCTAAAAGAGTTAGTTGCAGAGGGAAAAATCAACGCATCTGAGGGTTACATAACGATTTCTAAAGAGTTTATTGCTCAATGCCGTGACCCTCGCATACGCATCATCAATTTAGCCCGCAACGCGCCGCGTACGCTGTTTAACGCCATATTTGGGGTTGTTCCACAACTTCTCAACGTGGTCTCCCAAAACACTGAGGCGTTTCTAAAAACGCAAAAAATTAATTGGATGAAACAACCCTATAGTTGCGAATTCGTAGACCCGCAGAAATTCGTATTTGTCAAGACAGCGGAGGGAGAGGTTTCGTTAGCTGATAGGGTTGACATCAAAGGGTACGCCCGAAAAATACTTAAAAAAGACGCAGAAGCAGAAATCGAAGTTGAGCCAGTGGGCGGCGTATTAAATGACGTTTACCTTATCCGTACCCACGGCAACAGTGGGGAACGCAAGGTTTTGGCGAAGCGGTTTAAGGAGTGGTCGGGTTTTAAATGGTTCCCTCTGACTTTGTGGTCGTTTGGGGCGCGGTCCTTTGCGGTTTCGGGGCAGGCACGTTTGTCCAAAGAATGTGCCATAAGTGAACAGTTAATCGCCGCGGGGTTTGCGGTGCCCAAAATCCTCTACGTGAGCAACGTGGAGCGGTTGGTGTTTATGGAATTTATTGACGGAGAGAACCTCAGTTTAGCCATCAAACGCATAGCCACCGCCAACGATGATGAATCCATCGATGCGGATTTGGAAATTATTAGGCGGGTCGGAGCCATCCAAGCAGGCGTGCATGCTCAAAACATCTCGTTAGGCGACACCAAACCCGACAACGTCCTGATTAAGCCGGATGGCACCATCTATTTGATTGATTTTGAACAAGCCATGCAAAGTGGGGACTCAGCGTGGGACATCGCCGTGTTCCTCTACTACTGCGGGCACTATCTACAGCCCTTCTATAGCAACAGCAAAGCAGAAGCCATCGCCAAAGCTTTCATAGACGGCTACCTGCAGGGCGGTGGAGATGTGGAGGAAATCCGCAAAGCAGGCTTGACCAAGTACACGCGGGTGTTTAGCATATTTACGATGCCTGCAATAATGCTGGCTATTTCTAATGTTTGCAGAAAAGCACAAGCCACCAAGAAATAA
- a CDS encoding antibiotic biosynthesis monooxygenase, translating into MVLARLTVWKFKEGQREAAFQKLDNFLNESTRHAEGFRGYMSMFSIQDPNQASTLTLWQDEEALQQSEKGVFVETIKKIKDALEGEPKTESYKVFSTELFLRTEKLPPKDAVA; encoded by the coding sequence ATGGTCTTGGCACGCTTAACCGTTTGGAAATTTAAGGAGGGCCAAAGAGAGGCAGCCTTCCAAAAACTTGACAACTTCCTAAACGAATCTACCCGCCACGCAGAGGGCTTCCGCGGATACATGTCTATGTTTTCCATCCAAGACCCCAACCAAGCATCCACGTTAACGCTTTGGCAGGATGAAGAAGCACTGCAACAATCCGAAAAAGGCGTGTTCGTCGAGACCATCAAAAAAATCAAAGATGCACTCGAAGGCGAACCCAAAACCGAGAGCTACAAGGTGTTCTCAACCGAGCTATTCCTACGCACAGAAAAATTACCCCCAAAAGACGCGGTTGCATAG
- a CDS encoding flippase-like domain-containing protein: MQAPASPKITWKTVLFPLLGLVGFFLYILIFQVDLVEVIQTAATANPLIYAAAIICGLLEVLFYTISWKVLANHLDIKMSLTKAYLYVWYGLYVDIVIPAESVSGEIARAYLVTRDRCGSFAKAIASLFTHRLLGMAMNVVVLIVGVILLFFEGQFASAIFDLIVFIAIGITAILTAMTILAFKRVWTLRVIDWTTNLVKKISRGRWTLTRFREEAFQITDHFHDAMTEYRHNPKPLAQSLFYLAVTWFFSLSIPYLVFIALDYPVSWSIIFITSAIVLAVKSIPAGIPFEVGLPEATMTTLFIAMGVPPEISATATILTRIITLWFRFFIGFAAQQWLELKPAIQTSPDDIEKTKSKTNPISC, from the coding sequence ATGCAAGCCCCCGCAAGCCCCAAGATAACATGGAAAACGGTGCTGTTTCCCCTGCTGGGTCTAGTGGGGTTTTTCCTCTACATCCTCATATTCCAAGTGGACCTCGTCGAAGTCATACAAACCGCCGCCACCGCCAACCCCCTCATCTACGCCGCCGCCATCATCTGCGGACTCCTCGAAGTCCTCTTCTACACCATCTCATGGAAAGTTTTAGCCAACCACCTCGACATCAAAATGAGCCTGACCAAAGCATACCTCTACGTCTGGTACGGCCTCTACGTCGACATCGTTATCCCAGCGGAATCGGTCAGCGGAGAAATCGCCCGCGCCTACCTCGTCACCCGAGACCGCTGCGGCAGCTTCGCCAAAGCCATCGCATCCCTCTTCACCCACCGCCTCTTAGGCATGGCAATGAACGTGGTTGTGCTCATTGTGGGGGTGATTTTGCTTTTCTTCGAGGGGCAATTCGCTTCAGCTATTTTTGACCTCATAGTCTTCATAGCCATCGGCATAACCGCCATCCTAACCGCCATGACGATACTGGCGTTTAAGCGGGTCTGGACGCTGCGAGTCATTGACTGGACAACTAATCTGGTGAAGAAAATCTCGCGGGGCAGATGGACTCTCACGCGGTTCCGCGAAGAAGCTTTCCAAATCACCGACCACTTCCACGACGCCATGACGGAGTACCGCCACAACCCCAAACCGCTGGCGCAATCACTGTTTTATCTCGCCGTCACATGGTTCTTTAGCCTAAGCATCCCTTACCTGGTCTTTATCGCGCTTGACTACCCAGTGTCTTGGAGCATCATATTCATCACCTCCGCCATCGTGTTAGCCGTCAAATCCATCCCCGCAGGCATCCCCTTCGAAGTTGGATTACCCGAAGCCACCATGACCACACTATTCATAGCCATGGGCGTCCCACCAGAAATCAGCGCAACCGCAACAATCCTCACCCGCATCATCACACTATGGTTCCGTTTCTTCATAGGCTTCGCCGCCCAACAATGGCTGGAACTCAAACCCGCAATCCAAACCAGCCCAGACGATATAGAAAAAACTAAAAGCAAAACGAACCCAATTAGCTGTTAG
- a CDS encoding GNAT family N-acetyltransferase translates to MGIIIETATLKLLDRLYEIEGQCFDEEAFTRRQIAYLLTDYNTLALDAKVDSEVAGFIIAQIETDEETAQFGHIITLNVAPKYRRKQVANQLLQEIESLLKQRAIMECRLEVREDNHIAIKLYQKRGYQLVGKLEKYYGKKHGLYLKKAL, encoded by the coding sequence ATGGGTATTATTATTGAGACGGCGACCCTAAAGCTCCTCGATAGGCTCTATGAAATCGAGGGGCAATGCTTCGATGAGGAGGCTTTTACCAGACGCCAAATCGCCTATTTGCTCACCGATTATAACACATTAGCGTTGGATGCCAAAGTGGATAGCGAAGTCGCCGGGTTCATCATAGCCCAAATCGAAACCGACGAGGAAACCGCCCAGTTTGGTCACATCATAACCCTAAACGTAGCCCCCAAGTACCGACGCAAACAAGTCGCAAACCAACTCCTCCAAGAAATTGAGAGCTTGCTAAAACAGCGAGCCATAATGGAGTGCCGCCTCGAAGTCCGCGAAGACAACCACATAGCCATTAAGCTTTACCAAAAACGCGGCTACCAACTCGTCGGAAAACTAGAAAAATACTACGGGAAAAAACATGGGCTTTACCTAAAAAAAGCTCTATAA
- a CDS encoding NADP-dependent malic enzyme codes for MVTPSKNEPKPTVEELLAKAKKPAELSPPMHRFYEGKMQVIPKCTIRSVDDFAIWYTPGVAAACRQIHEDPDKSFELTNRWNYVAVVTDGTRVLGLGDIGPEAAMPVMEGKALLFKYLGGVDAFPICLRTKDPDEIVRICKALEPTFGGINLEDIEKPKCFHVLEKARAEMQVPVWHDDQQGTATVILAGLMNAFKLVGKKPKESLITLVGSGAANIRTAYVLMAWGVKPGNIILADTKGVLYKGRPDIKEAEDPWKYDVTQKTNGENRQGDIAEAFRGVDAVVAASKPGPGTIKQDWIRTMADDSIVFACANPIPEIWPWDAKDAGARIVATGRSDFPNQVNNSLGFPAIFRGVLDVKAKTVTDDMCIAAATELAAYAEERGMDEDNLLPRMDEWEVFPREAVACALKSIEQGVARVKPSRAELYERASSIIKNARASTDLLMKHGLIKAPPTEAELLKK; via the coding sequence ATGGTTACCCCATCAAAAAATGAACCCAAACCAACTGTGGAAGAGTTACTGGCAAAAGCCAAAAAACCCGCCGAACTCTCCCCGCCCATGCACCGATTCTACGAGGGCAAAATGCAAGTTATCCCCAAATGCACCATCCGCAGCGTAGACGACTTCGCCATATGGTACACCCCCGGCGTCGCCGCAGCCTGCCGCCAAATCCACGAAGACCCCGACAAATCCTTCGAGTTAACCAACCGATGGAACTACGTCGCCGTCGTAACTGACGGAACACGTGTCTTGGGGTTAGGCGACATAGGACCCGAAGCCGCCATGCCCGTTATGGAGGGCAAAGCACTCCTGTTCAAGTACCTCGGCGGCGTCGACGCATTCCCCATCTGTCTACGAACCAAGGACCCCGACGAAATTGTACGCATCTGCAAAGCGCTTGAACCCACCTTTGGAGGCATTAACCTCGAAGACATTGAGAAACCCAAATGTTTCCATGTGCTCGAGAAAGCCCGCGCGGAGATGCAGGTACCTGTTTGGCATGATGACCAGCAAGGCACCGCGACCGTGATTTTAGCTGGATTAATGAATGCGTTTAAGTTGGTGGGCAAAAAACCCAAAGAAAGCCTCATTACCCTCGTCGGTTCAGGCGCCGCCAACATCCGCACCGCTTACGTGCTTATGGCGTGGGGCGTCAAACCAGGCAACATAATACTAGCCGACACCAAAGGTGTTCTCTACAAAGGTCGCCCCGACATCAAAGAAGCCGAAGACCCCTGGAAATACGATGTTACCCAGAAAACCAACGGCGAAAACCGCCAAGGCGACATAGCTGAAGCCTTCCGAGGCGTCGACGCTGTGGTTGCGGCTTCTAAACCCGGTCCCGGCACCATCAAGCAGGACTGGATCCGCACAATGGCTGATGACTCCATCGTGTTTGCTTGCGCGAATCCCATCCCCGAAATCTGGCCTTGGGACGCCAAAGACGCAGGAGCACGCATCGTCGCAACGGGACGCAGTGACTTCCCTAACCAAGTTAACAACAGCCTCGGATTCCCAGCCATATTCCGCGGTGTACTCGATGTGAAAGCCAAAACGGTAACTGATGACATGTGCATTGCCGCTGCCACGGAGCTTGCAGCCTACGCAGAGGAGCGGGGTATGGATGAGGATAATTTGCTGCCGCGGATGGATGAGTGGGAAGTGTTTCCTCGCGAAGCCGTGGCGTGTGCTTTGAAGTCGATTGAGCAGGGTGTGGCGCGTGTCAAGCCTAGTCGAGCTGAATTGTATGAGCGTGCGTCCTCGATTATCAAGAATGCGCGGGCTTCGACTGATTTGTTGATGAAGCATGGTTTGATTAAGGCGCCGCCCACCGAAGCTGAGCTACTCAAAAAGTAG
- a CDS encoding OB-fold nucleic acid binding domain-containing protein: protein MAVEGFFENKKEPVEAKVGDLTPQSKAVNVTAKVVSKTEVREIPMGRDGSPHKVSDALVGDETGVVYLTLWDDNIDKVNEGETVRVENGYVTLFKGNIRLNIGKYGKLEAAEAPLEAEVNTENNVSSKTYEQQRRPFRGGGGRGGGRGFGGGGGGYGGRDRRGGGSGGYGGDRRGGDRRGGGGYRPRY, encoded by the coding sequence TTGGCTGTTGAAGGTTTTTTCGAAAACAAAAAGGAACCCGTAGAAGCAAAAGTCGGCGACTTAACTCCACAATCTAAAGCGGTTAATGTCACGGCCAAAGTAGTATCTAAAACAGAAGTCAGAGAAATCCCAATGGGCAGAGACGGCTCACCCCACAAAGTCAGCGACGCACTCGTTGGCGACGAAACAGGTGTAGTCTACCTCACATTATGGGATGACAACATTGACAAAGTCAATGAAGGCGAAACTGTACGTGTTGAAAACGGTTATGTTACCCTCTTTAAAGGAAACATCCGCCTAAACATCGGTAAATACGGCAAACTCGAAGCCGCAGAAGCACCCCTCGAAGCAGAAGTTAACACAGAAAACAACGTATCCAGCAAGACCTATGAACAACAACGCAGACCATTCAGAGGCGGAGGCGGCAGAGGCGGCGGACGCGGATTCGGCGGCGGTGGCGGCGGCTACGGCGGAAGAGACCGACGTGGCGGCGGCAGTGGCGGCTATGGCGGAGATCGTCGTGGTGGCGATCGTCGCGGTGGCGGCGGTTACCGACCAAGGTACTAA